From Thermomonas sp. XSG, one genomic window encodes:
- the mtgA gene encoding monofunctional biosynthetic peptidoglycan transglycosylase codes for MSGGTRKRRLRGWWWKLPLLFVAFSVLQVLALRFVDPPLSAFMAARWVDAALAGNPGFRISHDWRDLRAISPNLPLALVAAEDQNFARHHGFDFAAIEKAQAHNEKMRARAEKRGRPVKRIRGASTISQQTAKNLFLWQGTGPTRWLRKGLEVWYTALIEALWPKRRILEVYANIAEFGDGVYGAQAASRSFFRKDASRLSASEAARLAAVLPSPKRYSAARPGPYVQRRAATIQRQMGAIGGTGYLRALD; via the coding sequence ATGAGTGGCGGAACCCGCAAGCGCCGGCTGCGTGGATGGTGGTGGAAGCTGCCGTTGCTGTTCGTCGCCTTCAGTGTGCTGCAGGTGCTGGCGCTGCGCTTCGTGGACCCGCCGCTGTCCGCGTTCATGGCGGCGCGCTGGGTGGACGCGGCGCTGGCCGGCAACCCCGGTTTCCGCATTTCCCATGACTGGCGCGACCTGCGGGCCATCTCGCCGAACCTGCCGCTGGCTCTGGTGGCGGCGGAAGACCAGAACTTCGCCCGCCACCACGGCTTCGATTTCGCCGCCATCGAGAAGGCGCAGGCGCACAACGAAAAGATGCGCGCGCGCGCGGAGAAGCGTGGCAGGCCGGTCAAGCGCATCCGCGGCGCCAGCACCATCAGCCAGCAGACCGCCAAGAACCTGTTCCTGTGGCAGGGCACCGGGCCGACCCGGTGGCTGCGCAAGGGACTGGAAGTCTGGTACACGGCGCTGATCGAAGCGCTGTGGCCGAAGCGGCGGATCCTCGAGGTCTACGCCAACATCGCCGAATTCGGCGACGGCGTGTACGGCGCCCAGGCTGCCTCGCGCAGCTTCTTCCGCAAGGACGCGTCCAGGCTGTCCGCTTCCGAGGCGGCGCGGCTGGCGGCGGTGTTGCCGAGTCCGAAGCGCTACAGCGCAGCCAGGCCGGGACCCTACGTGCAGCGCCGCGCGGCGACGATCCAGCGGCAGATGGGCGCGATCGGCGGTACCGGATACCTGCGCGCGCTGGACTGA
- a CDS encoding glycosyltransferase family 2 protein, with product MPEHRCLTLVVAAFNEEDALPRLHPRIRVALDMAEAEGLQARVLYVDDGSRDGTWALLQRFAREDARVALLRLSRNFGKEAALTAGLDRVERGAVLILDADGQDPPELLPQFVAKWREGYDDVFGTRVARDGEGVFKRASAHAFYRVIGALSKTPVPRDTGDFRLLSPRALAALRQLRERHRFMKGLFGWIGFNAVSIPYQRDARSAGRSKFNAWKLWNFALEGITGFSTVPLRLATYAGLATALFAFGYGSWVILKALLWGDRVAGWPSMMAVILFLGGVQLMALGMIGEYLGRLYEESKQRPLYLVDAWRPAEGVSSGWHPDLLPETKGVRHAHGAAAAGGEVA from the coding sequence GTGCCGGAACACCGCTGCCTGACGCTCGTGGTCGCCGCCTTCAACGAGGAGGATGCCCTGCCGCGCCTGCACCCGCGCATCCGCGTGGCCTTGGACATGGCCGAGGCCGAAGGCCTGCAGGCGCGCGTGCTGTATGTCGACGACGGCAGCCGCGACGGCACCTGGGCGCTGCTGCAGCGGTTCGCGCGCGAGGACGCACGGGTGGCGTTGCTGCGGCTGTCGCGCAACTTCGGCAAGGAAGCGGCCCTGACCGCGGGGCTGGACCGGGTCGAGCGCGGCGCCGTGCTGATCCTCGATGCAGACGGGCAGGATCCGCCGGAACTGCTGCCGCAGTTCGTGGCGAAGTGGCGCGAGGGCTATGACGACGTGTTCGGCACCCGCGTCGCCCGCGACGGCGAAGGCGTGTTCAAGCGCGCCAGCGCGCATGCCTTCTACCGCGTCATCGGCGCTCTGTCGAAGACGCCGGTGCCGCGCGACACCGGGGATTTCCGGCTGCTGTCGCCGCGGGCGCTGGCGGCGCTGCGGCAGCTGCGTGAACGCCACCGCTTCATGAAGGGGCTGTTCGGCTGGATCGGCTTCAACGCGGTGTCGATCCCCTACCAGCGCGATGCGCGCTCTGCCGGGCGCAGCAAGTTCAATGCGTGGAAGCTGTGGAACTTCGCGCTGGAAGGCATCACCGGTTTTTCCACAGTGCCGCTGCGGCTGGCCACCTACGCCGGCCTGGCCACCGCGCTGTTCGCGTTCGGCTACGGCAGCTGGGTGATCCTGAAAGCGCTGTTGTGGGGCGACCGGGTAGCGGGCTGGCCGTCGATGATGGCGGTGATCCTGTTCCTCGGCGGCGTCCAGCTGATGGCGCTGGGGATGATCGGCGAGTACCTCGGCCGGCTCTACGAGGAATCCAAGCAGCGCCCGCTGTACCTGGTCGACGCCTGGCGGCCTGCGGAGGGAGTATCCTCGGGCTGGCATCCAGATCTTCTTCCCGAAACGAAAGGAGTCCGCCATGCGCACGGTGCGGCAGCTGCTGGAGGCGAAGTCGCCTGA
- a CDS encoding CBS domain-containing protein encodes MRTVRQLLEAKSPEIIAIGPEAPVIDAIRLMAERGIGALLVMQGARLAGILSERDYARKIVLQGRSSRDTPVRDIMTAEVVSVAPGDSIDHCMQLVTNRRIRHLPVVDAGEVVGVLSIGDLVKTVIELQRRDIDQLQRYIAS; translated from the coding sequence ATGCGCACGGTGCGGCAGCTGCTGGAGGCGAAGTCGCCTGAGATCATCGCGATCGGGCCGGAGGCGCCGGTCATCGATGCCATCCGCCTGATGGCGGAGCGCGGCATCGGCGCGTTGCTGGTGATGCAGGGTGCGCGTCTTGCCGGCATCCTTTCCGAACGCGACTACGCCCGCAAGATCGTGCTGCAGGGGCGCTCGTCACGGGACACGCCGGTGCGCGACATCATGACCGCCGAGGTGGTGTCGGTGGCCCCGGGCGACAGCATCGACCACTGCATGCAGCTGGTGACCAACCGCCGCATCCGCCACCTGCCGGTGGTCGACGCCGGCGAGGTGGTTGGCGTGCTGTCGATCGGCGACCTGGTCAAGACGGTCATCGAGCTGCAGCGGCGCGACATCGACCAGTTGCAGCGCTATATCGCTTCCTGA